TTGATCCTGAAGCGAGATGTTGAGAGCAGCGGCCACGATTACATTATTGCAGCTGTCTCTGTGGGTTGGTTTGTTGGACTGGCTTTCGCAACTTTCGTGTTGGTGTGGCAGGAGATGGCGGGCTGTGCTTTTTGCGCTACGGTCTTATTGTGATTTGCGTTGCTGGCAACCGGGGCCGCCTTCATCTCCTTAATCAGAGTTACGAGACGGGTGAAGGCTTGTTCGCGTGCGGTTTTGTTTCCGGGGACTGTGTTGCCTGGGTCTTCGCCGGCGCGCATGAAGCCGTGGCCTGCGCCGGCGTAGGTGATGGGCTCGTACTTCTTGCCGGCGGCCTTCATAGCATCGGTGGTAGCGGGGATGGTTGCGCCGATGCGGGCATCATTGCCGGCGTAGAAGCCGTAGACGGGAGCGGTGATCGTGGTGACGTCCGAGGGGCCGGGGCCGTAGAAGACGAAGGCGGCGGAGAGATCTTTGCGGTGAGCGGCGAAGGCGAAGGAGTTACCACCTCCCCAGCAGAAGCCCGTCACAGCGATCTTGCCGTTGGCCGCCGGTAGCTTCTTGCCGTAGTCCGCTGCGGCGTCGAGGTCGGCGGTGACGACGGCGGGATCGAGGCCGGAGATGGCTTTGACGGTGGCGTCCTGATTGGGGAAGGCGTCGGAGCCGCCGCCATTTGGGCCGAAGCCGGTAAGCAGATCGGGAGCGATGACGATGAAGCCCTGGGCGGCTAGCTCGTCGGCCATCTCTTTAGCCCAGTCGCTGAGGCCGAAAATCTCGTGGATGAGAATGACGACGGGGGCCTTTGTCTTTACCTCTGGGTAGACGACAAAGGCCTGAACGGTGCGGTCGCCATGCTTGAGAGGAACATATTCGTGGTGGCGGGGCGAGGCTTCGAGGCGGGTCTTGGCCCAGTCCTGCGCTTGGATCGTAGATGTGAGGGGGAGGAGCAGAGCAAGGGCTAGGAGGTGCAGAGCAGGTCGGCGCATGGGAGGAGTTTAGTCCTGCGGTAAGGACTCGACAAGGCGCACGGAAAGTTTTCGTCAGGCTTTGATGGATCCGTCGTCCACAGGATATGGTCCCTGAGAAAATACTTCGTTGTGATAGCCCTTGGCTCCAACCGCTCTTGCGAGAGGACTTCGAAAATCAACCCCCGCGTTGAGACTATTTATGACAGAGGTGAAGTCATATTGCGGCAACCATCTCAGTTCGTCGCGGGGACGTTCGTTCACATAAACCCGTTCGATACCGGGAAACATCTTCCAGCCCCGATGACTGTATTTGACCTCGTAGTCCGGAACCCGCTTCCGCACGACTCCGGGTGCATCGTGTCGTAGCTGTTCTAGATCGTCGCGGTGGAATGGGGTTGTTGCGCTGACAATATATCTTCGGAAACCAAGATCTGGCGCGCGTTCTGCAGCCAGCAAATGTGCGCTCACGACGTCTTCGATATCAACACGCCGGTAGAGGTACTCGTTCGCCTTTGAATTCAGATCCGAAAAAGCTTCGCGCACTTCCTGGTTGTCGTCCTCCTCAGGAAAGAATCGAGACGTCCTGAGCACGATGCATGGGAGATTTTGATTGCGATGGAATAACTGACAGAGATCCTCGGCGGCTGCCTTGGTCGCGCCGTAGATATTCTTGGGAACCGGCGTTACATCTTCGGTGATCCATGCCGCAGGATGTCCCGAAGGGGGCACAAGAGCGTCGCCAAACACACTGGTTGTGCTTGTGTGGACAAAAGACTTCACGCCTGCGGAGACAGCGGCTTCCAGCAGATTGAGCGTGCCGGTGATGTTGGTGTCGACAAACTCCTGTCGGCTATGTGTGGCAATGTGTGGCTTGTGCAGCGTGGCAGCGTGGAAGACCACCTGGACCTCTTTCATGCAGTGCGTTACGAGAGACCGCTCCGATATCGAGCCGATGTGAGTCGTAAAGGGAGATTTCAAAATATCCAGTCCCACAACTTCATGATCCAAGCTGTGCAGAGTTCGAACTAAAGCCTCACCCAGGTGACCTGCACTGCC
This Tunturibacter gelidoferens DNA region includes the following protein-coding sequences:
- a CDS encoding dienelactone hydrolase family protein; the encoded protein is MRRPALHLLALALLLPLTSTIQAQDWAKTRLEASPRHHEYVPLKHGDRTVQAFVVYPEVKTKAPVVILIHEIFGLSDWAKEMADELAAQGFIVIAPDLLTGFGPNGGGSDAFPNQDATVKAISGLDPAVVTADLDAAADYGKKLPAANGKIAVTGFCWGGGNSFAFAAHRKDLSAAFVFYGPGPSDVTTITAPVYGFYAGNDARIGATIPATTDAMKAAGKKYEPITYAGAGHGFMRAGEDPGNTVPGNKTAREQAFTRLVTLIKEMKAAPVASNANHNKTVAQKAQPAISCHTNTKVAKASPTNQPTETAAIM
- a CDS encoding NAD-dependent epimerase/dehydratase family protein translates to MKFLVTGSAGHLGEALVRTLHSLDHEVVGLDILKSPFTTHIGSISERSLVTHCMKEVQVVFHAATLHKPHIATHSRQEFVDTNITGTLNLLEAAVSAGVKSFVHTSTTSVFGDALVPPSGHPAAWITEDVTPVPKNIYGATKAAAEDLCQLFHRNQNLPCIVLRTSRFFPEEDDNQEVREAFSDLNSKANEYLYRRVDIEDVVSAHLLAAERAPDLGFRRYIVSATTPFHRDDLEQLRHDAPGVVRKRVPDYEVKYSHRGWKMFPGIERVYVNERPRDELRWLPQYDFTSVINSLNAGVDFRSPLARAVGAKGYHNEVFSQGPYPVDDGSIKA